One genomic region from Pogona vitticeps strain Pit_001003342236 chromosome 12, PviZW2.1, whole genome shotgun sequence encodes:
- the LOC144584609 gene encoding uncharacterized protein LOC144584609, producing the protein MPLTRSQVADMSEVKDPQIDQGSEDEFGSVQGDSTGEQNPELRKLLIAQQHELRMRQFELERERMEREERLERERMAFELRKLELVNKNNNNNRDSEGGQLSKADLKKFPVYHKGDCPEVFFSLVERAFVDFSVRETEKMTIMRSLISGSLAEVYAEMPEELMKDFAEFKKLVFARHGINAEQLRQRFRSLTKKPEQTFTQVGAQLVRLLEKWLSQEGTETYEQLKDLIALEQFYSVLHGELKFQVRERKPKSVAAAAEIADFISQIRKPLGEGKSVGKPKETYSKYSQGPGKSQQGGGAHGEGKPSDMKLRPQILEGKPKQDERESKYTRKCYFCQGKGHLISECEKLKQLKGMVPQNSSGTKPKAVFCVQKEQGSGSLREPVAMATQSGTATAADQAEENGPLVEVKRCLLVKTDSQLFETAGVDVGILDRQYRGLRDTCSQVTLCHPDIIPREFIIPNESMKVAGIEGQVISLPVAEVPVNFQGWRGDWRLAISSTLPAAVLVGNDLAEHVKRVLVITRSQATTGTVQGGNDEPEAEAEGSSEAVVETLTTDSRFGQEQKADATLQKCFEQVTDAQLTPETPVRFLEEKGILYRETLRNISKGGDGIRSQLVVPEKYRPMILQRGHSDMFAAHLRVKGPLDLIKQNWEQITQDDPQDVVTYIDTLMNDLRRNLELAAENLQAQKVRQKTWYDHKARERHFDPGEEVLWLRPCRENKLQLKWAGPYRVISKMSDLNYLIEQEENQARRVVHVNALKPYYRGEQRVLFAIKAAESEEAELPFWEGRGEVKYNPEEVKISPALTQDQQQELKMLLSKYQQVFSNKPGIVKGVMHRIHTGDAPPQAVSPYRVTGPYRDKVRKELDEMLRENIIVPSSSPWSSPIVLVDKPDGSIRFCVDYRKLNRVTTPDAYPMPRLDNLIETIGGCRFISSLDLVKGYWQLRIDPRDQEKTAFCSPFGLYEFRVLSFGLRNAPATFQRLMDQTLAGLSDFTVAYIDDIGIFSNTWEDHLIHLELVLQRLSAAGLTVKASKCQLGSPEIKYLGHMVGGGMIKPLEAKIEAVRDWPRPNTKKKVKSFLGLVGYYRKFIPRFSEIAAPLTDLTRKKADDRIPWTSDCEAAFQRLKEALINYPVLRAPDFDREFIIYTDASNSGVGAVLCQEDENGDQHPVSYLSRKLQKGERHLATVEKECLAIVYAIQKAKPYIWGRHFILCTDHSPLQWLKTMKTHNSKLMRWALNLQDYDFEVKVVRGSVNCVADALSRRPEE; encoded by the exons atgcccttgactcgaagccaagtagcagacatgagtgaagtgaaagacccccagattgaccaaggttctgaggatgaatttggctcagtgcagggtgacagcacaggagagcagaacccagaacttagaaaattgctcatagcccaacagcatgaactgaggatgag gcaatttgaattagagagagagagaatggagagggaggaaagattggagagagagagaatggcgtttgaattaagaaaattggaactggtgaacaagaacaataataacaatagggattctgagggaggccaattgtctaaggctgacctgaagaaattccctgtgtaccacaagggagattgtcctgaggtgttcttttccttagtggaaagagcgtttgtggacttctcagtgagggaaactgagaagatgaccatcatgcggtctttaatcagtggtagcctggctgaggtttatgccgagatgcctgaggaactgatgaaagattttgcagagtttaagaaactggtgtttgccagacatgggataaatgcagagcagctgagacaaagattcaggtccctcacaaaaaaaccagaacagacttttacccaagtgggggcccaattggtgaggctgcttgagaaatggctatcgcaggaagggacagagacctatgagcagcttaaagatttgatagcgctggaacagttctattcagtcctgcatggggaattgaaattccaggtgagggaaaggaaaccgaaatctgtggcagcagccgcagagattgcagattttatttcccaaataagaaagcccttgggtgaggggaaatctgtaggtaaacccaaagaaacctacagcaagtactctcagggaccagggaaaagccagcaagggggaggggcccatggtgaagggaagccctcagacatgaaactaagacctcagattttggagggaaaaccaaaacaagatgagagagaatcaaaatacaccagaaaatgttatttctgtcagggaaagggtcatctaatctcagagtgtgagaaattaaagcagctaaaaggaatggtgcctcagaattctagtgggaccaagccaaaagctgtgttctgtgtccagaaagagcaaggctcagggtcactgagggagcctgttgccatggctactcagtctggaacagctaccgctgctgatcaggctgaggaaaatggtcctcttgtggaggtaaaacgctgcttgctggtgaaaacagattctcagttgtttgagacagccggggtggacgtaggaatacttgaccgtcagtatagggggctgcgggacacttgttcccaggtaaccctgtgccatccagatattattcctagggagtttataatcccaaatgagagcatgaaggtggcagggattgaggggcaggtaatctctctgccagtagcagaggtacctgtcaactttcaaggctggaggggagattggcggctagcaatttcatcgactctgccagcagccgtgctcgtgggaaatgacctggctgaacatgtgaaacgggtgctagtgattacacgctcacaagccaccacagggacagttcaggggggtaatgatgagccagaggcggaagcagaggggagttcagaagctgtggtggaaaccttaaccacagacagcagatttggacaggagcaaaaggcagacgccactctccagaagtgttttgaacaggtgactgacgcccagctaacacctgaaaccccagtgagatttctggaggaaaaggggattttatatagagaaaccctgaggaatatctcaaaagggggagatgggatcagaagtcagctggtggtacctgaaaagtatcgccccatgatcttacaaaggggtcactctgacatgtttgctgcacacttaagggtgaaagggccccttgatttgatcaaacaaaattgggagcagatcacccaggatgacccacaagacgttgtaacatacatagacaccttgatgaatgacctaaggagaaatctagagctggcagcagaaaacctgcaagctcagaaggtcagacagaaaacgtggtatgaccacaaagctagagagaggcactttgacccaggggaggaagtgctttggcttaggccctgcagagagaataaactgcagctcaaatgggcaggaccatacagggtcatttccaagatgtcagacctgaactaccttatagagcaggaggagaaccaagcaaggagggtggttcatgtgaatgccctaaaaccctactacagaggggaacagagggttctatttgctataaaagcagctgagagtgaggaagcggaattgcccttctgggagggtagaggggaagtaaaatacaacccagaggaggtaaagatcagtcctgcactcacccaagaccagcagcaagaactaaaaatgctgcttagtaaatatcaacaggtgttttccaacaagccggggatagtgaagggagtgatgcatcggatccacacaggggatgcacccccgcaggcagtatccccataccgagtaacgggaccctatagggacaaggtgcggaaggagctggatgagatgcttagggagaacataatcgtcccctcttctagtccttggtcctctccaatagtccttgtggacaagcctgatgggagcattaggttttgtgttgattacaggaaattaaaccgtgtaaccactcctgatgcctacccaatgcccaggctagacaacctgattgaaaccatagggggttgtcggttcatctcatcattggacctggtaaagggatattggcaattaagaattgatcccagggatcaagaaaagactgccttttgcagcccttttggtctctatgagtttcgagtcctgagctttggtctcagaaatgcaccagccacattccaaaggctgatggaccagaccttggcagggctcagtgactttacagtggcctacattgacgacatagggatcttcagtaatacctgggaagatcacctgatacacctggagttagtgctgcagaggttaagtgcagcagggctaacagtaaaggccagcaagtgtcagctgggtagcccagaaataaaatacttgggtcacatggtagggggaggaatgataaaacccctggaggccaaaatagaagcggttcgtgattggcctagacccaacaccaagaaaaaagtcaaatcatttcttgggttggtgggctactacagaaagttcatcccgaggtttagcgagattgcggctccgctgaccgatctgacgaggaagaaggctgatgaccgcatcccgtggaccagcgactgtgaggcggcgttccagaggttgaaggaggcgttaatcaactatcctgtcctgcgtgctccagacttcgaccgggagttcatcatctacaccgatgcgtctaacagcggggtaggagcagttctgtgccaggaggatgagaatggtgaccaacatccagtgtcctacctgagtaggaaacttcaaaaaggtgagagacatttggcaaccgtggagaaggagtgtttggccatagtctacgcgatccagaaggccaagccttacatctggggaagacattttattctgtgtactgaccattcaccattgcaatggttgaagacaatgaaaacccacaatagcaaacttatgaggtgggctttaaacctacaggactatgactttgaagtgaaggtggtcagagggtcagtgaactgtgttgctgacgccttatcaagaagacctgaagaatga